A stretch of DNA from Arthrobacter jiangjiafuii:
CACGCTCCATGTTGAACGAATCGGCGGTGCTGAGCACCCGCGGAGCCAGCGCCCGGACCGTGGCCCGTTCGGCGGCGATCCCGGCCGCCCAGCCGGTGGCCACCAGCCGCTGCGCTTCGGTACTGCGCGAATGTGAGGCCAGCAGCAGGGCAGCCTCCTCGGCAGCGGCCCGCAGCAGCAGGACATCCCGGACATGCTGGTAGGGCGCCCGTTGTTCGGCATGCAGGTCATCGGCGTCGTCCCAGATCACCGCCAGCCCAAGGTCCTTCACCGGCGCATAGGCGGCGGACCGGGTGCCGATGGCCACCCGCACGTCTCCGTGCACCACCTGCAGGAAGCTGCGGTACCGGGGCGTGGCGCCGTCGTCGGCCGTCAGCCGCACAAAGGCGTCCTTGCCGATCCGCCGGGACAGCGCCGCCTCCAGCCGGGTCAGGTCCTTGGCATCGGGCACGACGACGACGGCGCCGCGGCCGGAGAGCAGCGTTGCCTGCACGGCAGCGGCAATCTCCTCGGGCCAGGCACCGGGGCCGTAGCCACCCAGCGAGGAGAGCACGGCCCGAGGGCTGTGGCCGGCGGCCAGATGCGTCAGGAACCGCGGGCCGTGCGGATACCGGGCCCACGGGTTGGGGCCGGAACCTTCAGGACCGGCGAGGGCCGGGTCGGTGGACGCCGGTGCCTCATCCGCCGGGGCTGACGCGCCGGACGTCCCTCCGTCGTCGTCTGCTGTGGCGGCGGCCGTGCCGGCGGCCGCTGCGCCGGCTGCAGCCCGGGCCTTGGGAGTGAATTCCTTGTCCACGCGTGCGGCGCGCGGCGGGATCGCCACGCGCAGGACATCGTGGACGGTGCCGGAAAAGCGGGTGGCCACGGCTTCGGCAAGGGCGAGGATCTGCGGGGCCAGCACCGGCTGCGGGGACAGGACCCGTCCCAGCGGGACAAGGCGGGCCGACGTGTCGGCTTTGTCGATCCGCCCGGTGATGAAGCCGGCCAGTTCCTGGCCCCCGAACCGGACTTTGACCCGGGCGCCGGGAACGGCGTCCTCATCCAGGTCGGCAGGGACCAGATAGTCGAACGGCCGGTCCAGATGGGGCAGCGGCGAATCCAGCACCACGCGGGCTATCGGCAGCTCCGGGGCAGCCGGTGTGGTCCCCAGGTTCCGGGTCGGGGACACAAACCCGTGCAGCAGGGACTGCTGCCCGGTTTCCCCGGCAGGTTCGCGCTGCGTGGGCTTGCCCTGCATGCGCGGATCAGGCGTTGAAGTAGCTGCGGAGGTCGCCGGCCTTGTCCTTGCGCTCCCAGGTGAACTCGGCGTCCTCGCGGCCAAAGTGGCCGTTGGCGGCGGTCTTCTGGTAGATCGGGCGCTTCAGGTCAAGCGAGTTGATGATGCCCAGCGGGCGCAGGTCGAAGACCTCCTGGATGGCGTCCGCGATGCGGGCCGGGTCAACCGTTTCCGTGCCGAACGTCTCCACGTAGATTCCGACGGGGCGGGCCATGCCGATGGCGTACGCAATCTGGATTTCCGCGCGGCGGGCCAGCCCTGCGGCCACCACGTTCTTGGCGACCCAGCGCATGGCGTAGGCAGCGGAGCGGTCCACCTTGGACGGATCCTTGCCGCTGAAGGCACCGCCGCCGTGACGGGCAAAGCCGCCGTAGGTGTCCACGATGATCTTCCGGCCGGTCAGGCCGGCGTCGCCCACCGGACCGCCGATGACGAACGGGCCGCCGGGATTCAGGATGTGCTGGACGTGTGAGGTGTCCAGGTCGGTGCCGGCCAGGACGGGCTTGATGACATGCGCCACGAGGTCCGAGCGTAGCTGCTCCAGATCGACGTCGGCCGCATGCTGCGAGGAAATGACCACGGAGTCAACGGACACCGGGCGGTCTCCGTCGTACCCGATGGTGACCTGGGTCTTGCCGTCGGGGCGGAGGTAGCCCAGCGTGCCGTCCTTGCGGACGTCGGTGAGGCGTTCGGAGAGGCGGTGGGCCAGCCAGATCGGCGTGGGCATCAGCACGGCGGTCTCGTCCGAGGCGTAGCCGAACATGATGCCCTGGTCACCGGCGCCCTGCGCATCGAGCGGGTCGGTGTTGTTGCCGGCGCGGTTTTCCACCGAGTTGAAGACGCCTGAGGCGATCTCCGGCGACTGCTGGCCGATGGAGACCGAGACGCCGCAGCGGGCGCCGTCGAAGCCGTTGGCGGACGAGTCATAGCCGATGCCCAAAATGGTGTCGCGCACCAGCTGCGGGATCTCCACATAGCCTTCGGTGGTGACCTCTCCGGCCACATGGACCAGGCCTGTGGTGACCAGGGTCTCCACGGCAACCCGGGATTCCGGGTCCACCTTGAGCAGCCCGTCCAGGATGGCGTCACTGATCTGGTCACAGATTTTGTCCGGGTGACCTTCAGTGACGGATTCCGAGGTGAAAAGACGCAGCCCGTCGCGGGCAGCCGAACGTACAGAAGTTTCTGGGAAAGTCACGGAATTCACTCTACTGGGTCCGGGCCGGGTTGCCGGAATTCCTTCCGGCCCCTGTGGGCATGATCTCTGCCCGCCGTCCGGGCGGGGTTCAGCGGGAGGAGTCCCTAGCGAACCGGAACGACGGCGGCGTCGAGCTCCTGCGCGACGCGGGCCACGATGCGGTGGGCGATCTCCATCTTGGTGCCCGCATAGGTGGGCGCCGGAACGGATTCTGAGTCCTGCGGTGAAAGCAACGTCACCTCGGTGGTGTCCTGGCCGAACACCAGGGAGGTACCCACCCGGTTCAGGACCAGGAGGTCGCAGCCCTTGCGGACCAGCTTCTGCCGGCCGTAGTCC
This window harbors:
- a CDS encoding primosomal protein N' — its product is MQGKPTQREPAGETGQQSLLHGFVSPTRNLGTTPAAPELPIARVVLDSPLPHLDRPFDYLVPADLDEDAVPGARVKVRFGGQELAGFITGRIDKADTSARLVPLGRVLSPQPVLAPQILALAEAVATRFSGTVHDVLRVAIPPRAARVDKEFTPKARAAAGAAAAGTAAATADDDGGTSGASAPADEAPASTDPALAGPEGSGPNPWARYPHGPRFLTHLAAGHSPRAVLSSLGGYGPGAWPEEIAAAVQATLLSGRGAVVVVPDAKDLTRLEAALSRRIGKDAFVRLTADDGATPRYRSFLQVVHGDVRVAIGTRSAAYAPVKDLGLAVIWDDADDLHAEQRAPYQHVRDVLLLRAAAEEAALLLASHSRSTEAQRLVATGWAAGIAAERATVRALAPRVLSTADSFNMERDPLAARARIPHAAWKAAQDGLTRGPVLVQVARTGFSPALSCQDCREPARCRACAGPLGLASRNGIPACRWCGRPEPVWSCGNCGSTSLRGSTAGAGRTAEELGRAFPSVPVISSAGDHVRADVPDTPALVVATPGAEPVAAGGYAAAILLDGNAMMSRESLRAGEDTLRRWFSAAALVRPASDKGLVVVTADDTSNVGHLLRWDPAGAAERELELRRELGLPPAVRYAELTGSREALTAFLPRLDLPAETRVVGPAPLEDPPGPPPVHRDGQLGGSGGRYRTLLFFSYAAAPAVTSAMRAAKAAVSAKRTGDPVYVRVDGTDVL
- the metK gene encoding methionine adenosyltransferase, coding for MTFPETSVRSAARDGLRLFTSESVTEGHPDKICDQISDAILDGLLKVDPESRVAVETLVTTGLVHVAGEVTTEGYVEIPQLVRDTILGIGYDSSANGFDGARCGVSVSIGQQSPEIASGVFNSVENRAGNNTDPLDAQGAGDQGIMFGYASDETAVLMPTPIWLAHRLSERLTDVRKDGTLGYLRPDGKTQVTIGYDGDRPVSVDSVVISSQHAADVDLEQLRSDLVAHVIKPVLAGTDLDTSHVQHILNPGGPFVIGGPVGDAGLTGRKIIVDTYGGFARHGGGAFSGKDPSKVDRSAAYAMRWVAKNVVAAGLARRAEIQIAYAIGMARPVGIYVETFGTETVDPARIADAIQEVFDLRPLGIINSLDLKRPIYQKTAANGHFGREDAEFTWERKDKAGDLRSYFNA